From a single Miscanthus floridulus cultivar M001 chromosome 8, ASM1932011v1, whole genome shotgun sequence genomic region:
- the LOC136474536 gene encoding NEDD8-conjugating enzyme Ubc12-like yields the protein MINLFKIKDQKKGDAANTNGKPAAKKQSPGELRLHKDIAELNLPKTTKITFPNGKDDLMNFECTIKPDEGYYMGGKFVFTFQVPPAYPHEPPKVKCKTKVYHPNIDLDGNVCLNILREDWKPVLNINTIVYGLNLLFSQPNDEDPLNHDAAAVLRDDPKKFEKNVQRAMAGGYVGETHFPRCI from the exons ATGATAAACCTTTTTAAGATAAAGGATCAGAAGAAGGGTGATGCTGCGAATACAAATGGAAAGCCTGCTGCTAAGAAGCAAAGTCCAGGGGAGTTGCGTCTCCACAAAG atATAGCTGAACTTAACCTTCCCAAGACAACTAAGATTACTTTTCCGAATGGCAAGGATGATCTGATGAACTTTGAGTGCACTATTAAGCCTGATGAAGGATACTACAT GGGTGGAAAATTTGTTTTTACCTTCCAAGTTCCTCCAGCTTACCCGCATGAACCTCCTAAAGTCAAGTGCAAGACTAAG GTTTACCATCCCAATATTGACTTGGATGGAAATGTCTGCCTGAACATTCTGCGTGAAGATTGGAAGCCAGTCCTGAACATCAACACCATTGTGTATGGTTTGAATCTTCTTTTCTCG CAACCTAATGACGAGGACCCCCTGAACCATGATGCAGCAGCTGTTCTCCGCGATGACCCGAAGAAGTTTGAGAAAAATGTTCAGAGGGCGATGGCTGGAGGCTACGTTGGTGAAACCCACTTCCCTCGGTGTATATAA
- the LOC136474535 gene encoding heterodimeric geranylgeranyl pyrophosphate synthase small subunit, chloroplastic-like, giving the protein MALSSLFITLPIPKFPSSNSRRLLTARASSAAPAASASFDLRRYWTSLIADVESELDAAMPMQPPESIHSAMRYAVLPGAVKEGAAKRAPPVLCVAACELLGGPRAAALPAAAALEMLHAASLVHDDLPCFDAAPTRRGRPSTHAAYGTDMAVLAGDALFPLAYTHVISHTPSPDPVPHAVLLRVLAELARAVGSTGMAAGQFLDLAGATALGEAEVMQVLTKKFGEMAECSAACGAMLGGAGPDEEAALRRYGRTIGVLYELVDDVRSASGNGKMRSNASVLRSLGMDRALGIVEELTAQAKTEADRFGDKYGDRVLPLYSFVDYAVERGFELQGAAATP; this is encoded by the coding sequence ATGGCTCTCTCCTCCCTCTTCATCACCCTCCCCATCCCCAAGTTCCCTTCCTCCAACTCCCGCCGCTTGCTCACCGCCCGTGCGTCCTCCGCCGCTCCCGCGGCCTCTGCTTCCTTCGACCTGCGCCGCTACTGGACCTCTCTGATCGCCGACGTGGAGTCCGAACTCGACGCCGCGATGCCCATGCAGCCTCCGGAGAGCATCCACTCCGCCATGCGCTACGCGGTGCTCCCGGGCGCCGTCAAGGAGGGAGCCGCCAAGCGGGCGCCCCCCGTGCTCTGCGTCGCCGCGTGCGAGCTCCTCGGCGGCCCGCGCGCGGCCGCGCTCCCGGCCGCCGCGGCGCTGGAGATGCTCCACGCGGCGTCGCTCGTGCACGACGACCTGCCCTGCTTCGACGCAGCCCCGACGCGACGCGGGCGCCCGTCCACGCACGCGGCGTACGGCACCGACATGGCCGTCCTCGCGGGGGACGCTCTCTTCCCGCTCGCCTACACCCACGTCATCTCCCACACCCCGTCCCCGGACCCGGTCCCGCACGCCGTCCTCCTGCGCGTCCTCGCGGAGCTCGCGCGCGCCGTCGGATCCACCGGCATGGCGGCCGGCCAGTTCCTCGATCTGGCCGGCGCCACCGCCCTTGGCGAGGCCGAGGTCATGCAGGTCCTGACGAAGAAGTTCGGCGAGATGGCCGAGTGCTCCGCCGCCTGTGGCGCCATGCTCGGTGGGGCCGGGCCCGACGAGGAGGCCGCGCTGCGGCGATACGGCCGCACCATCGGCGTCCTGTACGAGCTCGTCGACGACGTCCGGAGCGCGTCGGGGAACGGCAAGATGAGGAGCAACGCCAGCGTCCTGCGCTCCCTGGGGATGGACCGCGCGCTCGGCATTGTGGAGGAGCTCACGGCTCAGGCCAAGACAGAGGCTGACAGGTTCGGGGACAAGTATGGCGATCGGGTGCTGCCCTTGTACAGTTTCGTGGACTACGCGGTGGAGAGAGGGTTTGAGCTCCAGGGTGCGGCGGCAACTCCATAG
- the LOC136474534 gene encoding mechanosensitive ion channel protein 6-like, which produces MDQARSKSGLRSHGSGGKASSQPGSGMLGSPEDQPILADRGGGDRREVVVKIDGNGNGRAPFSFHGADAGGDGGGGKAGNATSGTNSTATTPRTESRPRSSETSSPRSPAKVWREGSYEFWNNDGGGAGARAGANGRPAATEAFSFKNRKPQASSPSMSPQQQQQQPAEVGGGVDPPTRLIGNFLRKQAASGGEMSLDLDLEMEELGRTAQLRAHPSFSTSLERDGRVSFQEPQKRHSTSSCSSDSDTDDGRKRRGDDGEVVRCTSSSTAAGAGPLLRLQTRSRLMDPPPQWQTAPAPAPASAPAASPAFDEDRKSSGVRTPTKSGRLFSGLMSGNKSGPIGGKSGPMDEEEDDPFVDEDIPDDFKRGKLDALTVLQWLGLFLIIAALACSLRIKILSTKKVLGLHLWKWELLVFVLICGRLVSGWVIKIAVFGVERNFLLRKRVLYFVYGVRSAVQNALWLGLVLASWHFLFDKNVQQETNSPVLPYVTKILFCFLVATLIRLVKTLLLKVLASSFHVSTYFDRIQEALFSQYVIETLSGPPLVDENHVLEEVHELQRAGATIPKELRDAVPTKHVSGQRNIQLSGVMPKGEGSKQLSKEKGEGISIDALHKLNQKNISAWNMKRLMRIVRFGTLTTMDEQIQQAAGQGDESATQIRSEYEAKVAAKKIFHNVAKPGSKYIYLSDLMRFMRQDEAVKAMNLFEGAQEHNRVSKRSLKNWVVNAFRERKALALTLNDTKTAVNKLNQMANVVVGIIVFALWLLILGIATTHFFVFLSSQFLLAVFVFGNTLKTVFEAIVFLFVMHPFDVGDRCEIEGVQVVVEEMNIMTTVFLRYDNLKIYYPNSVLATKPIMNYYRSPDMGEAIDFSIHVATPVEKLALMKERLLRYIDNKKEHWYPGAMVVLRDVDDTNKLKVSIWLRHTLNWQDMGMRFVRRELVLQEMIKVLKDLEIEYRMLPLDVNVRNAPAIQSTRMPTTWSYS; this is translated from the exons ATGGACCAGGCGCGAAGCAAGAGCGGCCTGCGGTCGCACGGGTCCGGCGGCAAGGCCTCCTCGCAGCCGGGGTCGGGGATGCTGGGATCCCCGGAGGACCAACCGATACTGGCcgaccgcggcggcggcgaccgccGGGAAGTCGTCGTGAAGATCGATGGGAACGGGAACGGGCGCGCGCCGTTCTCATTCCATGGCGCGGACGCAGGCGGCGACGGTGGCGGGGGGAAGGCGGGGAATGCGACTTCCGGCACGAACTCCACGGCGACCACGCCGCGGACAGAGAGCAGGCCGAGGTCGAGCGAGACCAGCTCGCCTCGGTCACCGGCCAAGGTGTGGCGGGAGGGGAGCTACGAGTTCTGGAACAATGATGGTGGCGGCGCCGGTGCCCGGGCCGGCGCCAACGGGCGCCCCGCCGCCACCGAGGCGTTCAGCTTCAAGAACCGTAAGCCGCAGGCGTCGTCGCCTTCGAtgtcgccgcagcagcagcagcagcagccggcggaggtcggcggcggcgTGGACCCGCCCACGCGGCTCATCGGCAACTTCCTCCGGAAGCAGGCGGCGTCCGGCGGGGAGATGTCGCTGGACCTCGACCTGGAGATGGAGGAGCTCGGGAGGACGGCGCAGCTGCGCGCGCACCCGtccttctccacctcgctcgaaaGGGACGGGCGCGTCTCGTTCCAGGAACCCCAGAAGCGGCACTCCACGTCATCCTGCTCCTCCGATTCCGACACCGACGACGGCCGGAAGCGCcgcggcgacgacggcgaggtcGTTCGGTGCACGTCCTCCTCTACTGCTGCGGGAGCGGGGCCGTTGCTGCGACTCCAGACGCGCTCCCGGCTAATGGACCCGCCGCCGCAGTGGCAgaccgcgccggcgccggcgccggcatcGGCACCTGCCGCGTCTCCTGCCTTCGACGAGGACCGGAAATCTTCAGGCGTGCGGACTCCTACAAAGTCGGGCCGCCTCTTCTCGGGGCTTATGTCCGGCAACAAGTCCGGCCCCATTGGTGGCAAGTCAGGTCCcatggacgaggaggaggacgacccATTCGTGGACGAGGACATCCCCGATGACTTCAAGCGTGGGAAGCTGGACGCTTTGACCGTCTTGCAGTGGCTCGGCTTGTTCCTCATCATCGCGGCCTTGGCTTGCAGTCTCAGAATAAAGATCTTGTCCACGAAGAAAGTGCTGGGTTTGCACCTCTGGAAGTGGGAGCTCCTCGTGTTCGTGCTCATCTGTGGCCGTCTCGTCTCCGGATGGGTCATCAAGATTGCCGTCTTCGGTGTCGAACGCAACTTCTTGCTGAGGAAGCGTGTGCTCTACTTCGTGTATGGCGTGCGCAGCGCCGTGCAGAACGCTCTCTGGCTCGGCCTGGTGCTCGCATCTTGGCACTTCTTGTTTGACAAGAACGTCCAGCAGGAGACGAACTCTCCAGTACTGCCCTATGTGACGAAGATACTATTCTGCTTCCTTGTTGCCACGCTCATCCGCCTTGTCAAGACATTGCTGCTCAAGGTACTGGCCTCGTCCTTCCATGTCTCCACATATTTTGATCGGATTCAAGAGGCATTGTTCAGCCAATACGTCATCGAGACACTCTCTGGGCCGCCACTAGTGGATGAAAACCATGtgcttgaggaggttcatgagctGCAACGTGCAGGTGCAACTATACCAAAGGAGCTGCGTGATGCAGTACCAACCAAACATGTGTCTGGGCAGAGGAACATTCAGTTATCAGGGGTCATGCCTAAGGGAGAAGGTAGCAAGCAGCTGTCGAAGGAGAAAGGGGAGGGGATCTCTATCGACGCGCTTCATAAGCTCAACCAGAAAAACATCTCAGCTTGGAACATGAAGAGGCTGATGAGGATTGTTCGATTTGGGACATTAACAACTATGGATGAGCAGATACAACAGGCAGCAGGTCAGGGGGATGAATCAGCGACACAGATACGAagtgaatatgaggcaaaggtaGCTGCCAAGAAGATCTTTCACAATGTAGCAAAGCCAGGTTCCAA GTACATATACTTGTCAGACCTGATGAGATTCATGAGGCAGGACGAGGCTGTTAAAGCAATGAATCTTTTTGAAGGAGCACAGGAGCACAACAGGGTCAGCAAGAGGTCTCTCAAGAACTGGGTG GTGAATGCATTTAGAGAGCGCAAAGCTCTTGCCCTTACACTTAACGATACAAAAACTGCAGTAAACAAGCTGAACCAGATGGCCAATGTCGTTGTGGGGATCATTGTgtttgctctttggcttcttatTCTGGGAATAGCAACAACACATTTCTTTGTCTTCCTCAGTTCACAGTTTCTCCTGGCAGTTTTTGTATTTGGGAACACATTGAAGACAGTTTTTGAGGCAATTGTCTTCTTGTTCGTGATGCATCCCTTTGATGTTGGTGACCGTTGCGAAATTGAAGGTGTTCAG GTGGTGGTTGAGGAAATGAATATCATGACAACGGTGTTTCTCCGATATGATAACCTGAAGATATATTATCCAAACAGTGTACTTGCAACGAAACCAATTATGAATTACTACAGAAGTCCTGACATGGGAGAAGCAATTGACTTCTCCATTCATGTTGCAACTCCTGTTGAGAAACTGGCCCTCATGAAGGAACGACTACTGCG CTACATTGATAACAAGAAGGAACACTGGTACCCGGGTGCGATGGTTGTACTCCGGGACGTCGATGACACCAACAAACTGAAAGTATCAATATGGCTGCGGCACACGCTCAACTGGCAGGATATGGGTATGCGGTTCGTGAGGCGAGAGCTAGTGCTCCAGGAGATGATCAAAGTCCTGAAGGACCTCGAGATTGAGTATCGGATGCTGCCACTTGATGTGAATGTTCGGAATGCACCTGCAATTCAGTCCACAAGGATGCCTACAACATGGAGTTATTCGTGA